Proteins encoded in a region of the Triticum dicoccoides isolate Atlit2015 ecotype Zavitan chromosome 3A, WEW_v2.0, whole genome shotgun sequence genome:
- the LOC119271056 gene encoding myb-related protein 308-like, which produces MREPRRSPSRQPMTASRGRQWRRRRPKLVTERLTTASSDARSLKPTTATRGLLAGTTTSFSEDEEDLLIKLHALLGNRWSIIAGRLPGRTGEEVEAHWGSPAMRRRAAGGADPDSHRVLLQALLASSHDQPTQPGEHLRRAVPNQVRDERPGRPYDDSAVSDAGSRRACASSDADSSWFLAELNLELTLSTPCSAST; this is translated from the exons ATGAGGGAGCCACGACGCAgtccgagcaggcagccgatgacgGCGAGTCGCGGCcggcaatggcgccgccgccggccgaAGCTTGTCACAGAGCGCCTGACTACTGCTAGTAGTGATGCGCGGTCGCTGAAGCCGACTACGGCTACCAGGGGACTACTCGCTGGGACGACGACGAGCTTCTCCGAGGACGAGGAGGACCTCCTCATCAAGCTGCACGCTTTGCTCGGAAACCG CTGGTCCATCATCGCCGGGAGGCTGCCTGGGAGGACGGGCGAGGAGGTGGAGGCCCACTGGGGTTCGCCGGCGATGAGGAGGCGCGCGGCCGGCGGCGCCGATCCCGACAGCCATCGTGTGCTACTGCAGGCTTTGCTAGCCTCGTCACATGATCAACCAACACAACCCGGCGAGCATCTGCGGAGGGCGGTGCCAAACCAAGTACGCGACGAGCGCCCCGGTCGTCCTTACGACGACAGTGCAGTGTCGGACGCCGGAAGCCGCAGAGCCTGCGCATCATCGGACGCCGACAGCAGCTGGTTCCTCGCTGAACTGAACCTGGAGCTCACCCTGTCTACGCCGTGCAGTGCGTCTACTTAA